One genomic segment of Anguilla anguilla isolate fAngAng1 chromosome 2, fAngAng1.pri, whole genome shotgun sequence includes these proteins:
- the LOC118220711 gene encoding SUN domain-containing protein 1-like isoform X12 encodes MDFSHSHTHTPPLRSLRNTGFASSHSHTSTSTSTPPTCALENTGYTYSLSSSYTSLPSKLQKEKRVAAAAAFDPPKMSRRSLRLHTTGGHYGDDSLLDSSLSHSVTYASSSASRRDSRTLKSRRQHQSLSSSQSLLHTPRKSQSGAALLAHTSLHSCAASDSSLLSTMLDESCIQERTLVDSFWGLDEETDLRDQSLRADRSVALVNGDTNSAQTQTSVLNGYICGDCSVHSERKDALTAYSSSRNNSSSSSSCAAVSRSAHTDSASAAAAASSTTIYSRDKSRKHKTAHQRYCGSVNVNHLTAADGQLTLNGSLCKAVTGAFWWLGTAWYQLVTLASLLNVFILTRVLPKLCKLLLFLLPLLLLLGVWFWCPASMLAYLPVVNLTAWSTASHLPWAGPTAPSAALEELTHPTTALPPTASQAGNAHFTAAPPQQVGVAVSVDAERLSRLEQSLARLWEAVRGGARLQEEQHGEVLGLYASLREQLDMQTDRESLGLWVSGLLDQRLGLLSSELEQGEEREEEAQQQYALQQQSHESRLAEMETLLQALTAKTEDLQQRPETATAAAPVSVGMDSETHSALLGQVQRLEAELARIRQDLQGVIGCQGRCDQLDSLHDTVSAQVKQELRALFYGSAQEGEEEEEELPAPLLPWLSAQFARGSDLRASLASLERSILGNLSLQLEQSRQPPDADAVAHTVASAVGAAGMSEEQVQLIVRNALELYSQDRTGLVDYALESGGGSVLSTRCSETFETKTALMSLFGLPLWYFSQSPRVVIQPDVHPGNCWAFKGSQGYLVIRLSMRVRPTAFSLEHIPKSLSPTGNISSAPREFTVYGLEDEAQEVGEVLGQYTYQEDGDSLQTFPITVQSVQPYQIIEMRVLSNWGHPEYTCLYRFRVHGEPAPLPEGRGQ; translated from the exons ATGGATttctcccactcccacacccacacacccccactgcgCTCTCTGAGGAACACAGGCTTCgcctcctcccactcccacacctccacctccacctccacaccCCCAACATGCGCTCTGGAGAACACAGGCTACACCTACTCCCTCAG ctccagctACACATCCTTGCCCTCCAAGCTCCAGAAGGAGAAGCgggtcgccgccgccgccgcgttcGACCCCCCCAAAATGTCCCGCCGGAGCCTGCGGCTGCACACCACGGGCGGTCACTATGGCGACGACAGCCTGCTGGACTCCTCCCTCAGCCACAGCGTCACCTACGCTTCCAGTTCGGCCAGTCGCAGGGACTCCAG gacGCTGAAGAGCAGGAGGCAGCACCAGTCGCTGTCAAGCTCCCAGTCGCTGCTGCACACCCCGCGCAAGTCTCAGTctggcgccgccctgctggcccacACCAGCCTGCACAGCTGCGCTGCCAGTgactcctccctgctctccaccATGCTGGACGAGTCGTGCATTCAGGAGCGCACGCTGGTCGACAGCTTCTGGG GCTTGGATGAGGAAACCGATCTCAGAG atcAGAGCCTGCGTGCGGACCGCAGTGTGGCGCTGGTTAATGGGGACACAAACTCGGCTCAGACTCAGACCTCCGTGCTCAACGGCTACATCTGCGGGGACTGCAGCGTGCACTCGGAGAGGAAGGACGCCCTCACCGCCTACTCTTCCTCCAGAAacaactcctcctcctcctcctcatgcgCCGCAGTGTCGCGCTCCGCCCACACAGACTCCGCCTCCGCTGCCGCCGCGgcctcctccaccaccatctACTCCCGTGACAAAAGCCGCAAGCACAAGACAG CCCACCAGCGCTACTGCGGGAGCGTTAATGTCAATCACCTGACGGCCGCTGACGGACAGCTCACTTTAAATGGGTCTCTGT GTAAAGCTGTCACCGGAGCCTTCTGGTGGCTGGGCACCGCCTGGTACCAGCTGGTCACCCTGGCGTCCCTGCTCAACGTCTTCATCCTGACCCG agttCTGCCCAAACTCTGCAAactgctgctgttcctgctcCCGTTGCTCCTACTTCTGG gtGTGTGGTTCTGGTGTCCGGCCTCCATGCTGGCCTACCTGCCCGTCGTCAACCTGACGGCCTGGAGCACGGCCTCGCACCTACCCTGGGCTGGGCCCACAGCGCCCTCTGCAGCGCTGGAGGAGCTGACTCACCCCACCACCGCTCTACCACCAACTGCCTCACAGGCAGGGAACGCACACTTCACCGCTGCTCCCCCACAG CAGGTGGGCGTGGCGGTCTCGGTGGACGCAGAGCGGCTTTCCCGGCTGGAGCAGAGCCTCGCCCGACTTTGGGAGGCGGTGCGGGGCGGGGCCcggctgcaggaggagcagcacgGGGAGGTGCTGGGGCTCTACGCCTCCCTGCGGGAGCAGCTGGACATGCAGACGGACAGGGAGAGCCTGGGCCTGTGGGTGTCGGGCCTCCTGGACCAGCGGCTGGGCCTGCTGAGCAGCGAGCTGGAGCAGggcgaggagagggaggaggag GCCCAGCAGCAGTACGCGCTGCAGCAGCAGAGTCATGAGTCCCGATTGGCTGAGATGGAGACGCTGCTGCAGGCGCTGACGGCCAAGACTGAG GACCTGCAGCAGAGACCAGAGACGGccacagcagcagctccagtgAG tGTGGGCATGGACAGCGAGACCCACAGCGCCCTGCTGGGGCAGGTGCAGaggctggaggcggagcttgcCCGCATCAGGCAGGACCTGCAGGGCGTGATTGGCTGCCAGGGACGGTGTGACCAGCTGGACAGCCTCCACGACAcg GTGTCTGCGCAGGTGAAGCAGGAGCTGCGGGCGCTGTTCTACGGCTCTgcgcaggagggggaggaggaggaggaagagctgcCGGCGCCTCTGCTGCCCTGGCTGTCCGCGCAGTTCGCGCGCGGCTCGGACCTGCGCGCCTCCCTGGCCTCTCTGGAGAGGAGCATCCTGGGTAACCTGtccctgcagctggagcagagcaggCAGCCGCCCGACGCAGACGCCGTCGCCCACACCGTGGCCAGCGCcgtgggggctgctgggatgtCTGAGGAG caGGTGCAGCTGATCGTGAGGAACGCTCTGGAGCTCTACTCCCAGGATCGCACCGGCCTGGTGGACTACGCCCTGGAGTCTGGAG GTGGAAGTGTCCTGAGCACACGCTGCTCAGAGACGTTCGAGACTAAGACGGCGTTAATGAGCCTCTTCGGCCTGCCTCTCTGGTACTTCTCCCAGTCACCCCGCGTCGTCATACAG cctGACGTCCACCCCGGGAACTGCTGGGCTTTCAAAGGCTCCCAGGGCTACCTGGTGATCCGGCTGTCTATGAGGGTTCGGCCCACGGCCTTCTCCCTAGAGCACATCCCCAAATCCCTGTCCCCCACCGGCAACATCAGCAGCGCCCCCCGCGAGTTCACCGTTTAT GGTCTGGAGGATGAGGCCCAGGAGGTGGGAGAAGTGCTGGGTCAGTACACCTACCAGGAGGACGGCGACTCCCTGCAGACCTTCCCCATTAcg GTGCAGAGTGTGCAGCCCTACCAGATCATTGAGATGCGCGTGCTGTCTAACTGGGGCCACCCGGAGTACACCTGCCTGTACCGCTTCCGCGTACACGGGGAGCCCGCCCCTCTCCccgaggggaggggccagtga
- the LOC118220711 gene encoding SUN domain-containing protein 1-like isoform X4 produces the protein MINEEGSVLESWGWTVLSSYTSLPSKLQKEKRVAAAAAFDPPKMSRRSLRLHTTGGHYGDDSLLDSSLSHSVTYASSSASRRDSRTLKSRRQHQSLSSSQSLLHTPRKSQSGAALLAHTSLHSCAASDSSLLSTMLDESCIQERTLVDSFWGLDEETDLRDQSLRADRSVALVNGDTNSAQTQTSVLNGYICGDCSVHSERKDALTAYSSSRNNSSSSSSCAAVSRSAHTDSASAAAAASSTTIYSRDKSRKHKTGLLASATNRFLLYSRSALVCLVSVATLLARSIPIQRLKESRGVLASLSESCLCFSRRAASSIAAFATSLVRSVLLKMYLAGSDVSDRAHQRYCGSVNVNHLTAADGQLTLNGSLCDDCKGKQHQETLAVRARSSRAGRLMGALWGALAFAGASVLRAGPALGLAGWSAASSLLSVLQAAAASPGKAVTGAFWWLGTAWYQLVTLASLLNVFILTRVLPKLCKLLLFLLPLLLLLGVWFWCPASMLAYLPVVNLTAWSTASHLPWAGPTAPSAALEELTHPTTALPPTASQAGNAHFTAAPPQQVGVAVSVDAERLSRLEQSLARLWEAVRGGARLQEEQHGEVLGLYASLREQLDMQTDRESLGLWVSGLLDQRLGLLSSELEQGEEREEEAQQQYALQQQSHESRLAEMETLLQALTAKTEDLQQRPETATAAAPVSVGMDSETHSALLGQVQRLEAELARIRQDLQGVIGCQGRCDQLDSLHDTVSAQVKQELRALFYGSAQEGEEEEEELPAPLLPWLSAQFARGSDLRASLASLERSILGNLSLQLEQSRQPPDADAVAHTVASAVGAAGMSEEQVQLIVRNALELYSQDRTGLVDYALESGGGSVLSTRCSETFETKTALMSLFGLPLWYFSQSPRVVIQPDVHPGNCWAFKGSQGYLVIRLSMRVRPTAFSLEHIPKSLSPTGNISSAPREFTVYGLEDEAQEVGEVLGQYTYQEDGDSLQTFPITVQSVQPYQIIEMRVLSNWGHPEYTCLYRFRVHGEPAPLPEGRGQ, from the exons ATGATTAATGAGGAGGGCAGTGTTCTGGAGAGCTGGGGCTGGACTGTTCT ctccagctACACATCCTTGCCCTCCAAGCTCCAGAAGGAGAAGCgggtcgccgccgccgccgcgttcGACCCCCCCAAAATGTCCCGCCGGAGCCTGCGGCTGCACACCACGGGCGGTCACTATGGCGACGACAGCCTGCTGGACTCCTCCCTCAGCCACAGCGTCACCTACGCTTCCAGTTCGGCCAGTCGCAGGGACTCCAG gacGCTGAAGAGCAGGAGGCAGCACCAGTCGCTGTCAAGCTCCCAGTCGCTGCTGCACACCCCGCGCAAGTCTCAGTctggcgccgccctgctggcccacACCAGCCTGCACAGCTGCGCTGCCAGTgactcctccctgctctccaccATGCTGGACGAGTCGTGCATTCAGGAGCGCACGCTGGTCGACAGCTTCTGGG GCTTGGATGAGGAAACCGATCTCAGAG atcAGAGCCTGCGTGCGGACCGCAGTGTGGCGCTGGTTAATGGGGACACAAACTCGGCTCAGACTCAGACCTCCGTGCTCAACGGCTACATCTGCGGGGACTGCAGCGTGCACTCGGAGAGGAAGGACGCCCTCACCGCCTACTCTTCCTCCAGAAacaactcctcctcctcctcctcatgcgCCGCAGTGTCGCGCTCCGCCCACACAGACTCCGCCTCCGCTGCCGCCGCGgcctcctccaccaccatctACTCCCGTGACAAAAGCCGCAAGCACAAGACAG GTCTCCTGGCGTCGGCGACAAACCGCTTCCTGCTCTACAGCAGGAGTGCGCTGGTCTGCCTGGTTTCCGTGGCGACCCTGCTGGCGCGCAGCATTCCGATACAGAGGCTGAAGGAGAGCAGAG GTGTGCTGGCGTCCCTCTCAGAGTCCTGCCTGTGCTTCAGCAGGAGGGCTGCTTCCTCCATCGCTGCCTTTGCCACCTCGTTAGTGCGCAGTGTCCTTCTGAAGATGTACctggcaggaagtgatgtcagtgACCGAG CCCACCAGCGCTACTGCGGGAGCGTTAATGTCAATCACCTGACGGCCGCTGACGGACAGCTCACTTTAAATGGGTCTCTGT GTGACGACTGCAAAGGGAAGCAGCACCAGGAGACCCTGGCGGTGCGGGCGCGGTCCTCCAGGGCAGGCCGCCTGATGGGGGCGCTGTGGGGCGCCCTTGCTTTCGCAG GTGCCTCTGTGCTGCGGGCGGGTCCAGCGCTGGGATTGGCGGGCTGGTCTGCGGCCTCCTCgctgctgtctgtcctgcagGCGGCCGCCGCGTCTCCAG GTAAAGCTGTCACCGGAGCCTTCTGGTGGCTGGGCACCGCCTGGTACCAGCTGGTCACCCTGGCGTCCCTGCTCAACGTCTTCATCCTGACCCG agttCTGCCCAAACTCTGCAAactgctgctgttcctgctcCCGTTGCTCCTACTTCTGG gtGTGTGGTTCTGGTGTCCGGCCTCCATGCTGGCCTACCTGCCCGTCGTCAACCTGACGGCCTGGAGCACGGCCTCGCACCTACCCTGGGCTGGGCCCACAGCGCCCTCTGCAGCGCTGGAGGAGCTGACTCACCCCACCACCGCTCTACCACCAACTGCCTCACAGGCAGGGAACGCACACTTCACCGCTGCTCCCCCACAG CAGGTGGGCGTGGCGGTCTCGGTGGACGCAGAGCGGCTTTCCCGGCTGGAGCAGAGCCTCGCCCGACTTTGGGAGGCGGTGCGGGGCGGGGCCcggctgcaggaggagcagcacgGGGAGGTGCTGGGGCTCTACGCCTCCCTGCGGGAGCAGCTGGACATGCAGACGGACAGGGAGAGCCTGGGCCTGTGGGTGTCGGGCCTCCTGGACCAGCGGCTGGGCCTGCTGAGCAGCGAGCTGGAGCAGggcgaggagagggaggaggag GCCCAGCAGCAGTACGCGCTGCAGCAGCAGAGTCATGAGTCCCGATTGGCTGAGATGGAGACGCTGCTGCAGGCGCTGACGGCCAAGACTGAG GACCTGCAGCAGAGACCAGAGACGGccacagcagcagctccagtgAG tGTGGGCATGGACAGCGAGACCCACAGCGCCCTGCTGGGGCAGGTGCAGaggctggaggcggagcttgcCCGCATCAGGCAGGACCTGCAGGGCGTGATTGGCTGCCAGGGACGGTGTGACCAGCTGGACAGCCTCCACGACAcg GTGTCTGCGCAGGTGAAGCAGGAGCTGCGGGCGCTGTTCTACGGCTCTgcgcaggagggggaggaggaggaggaagagctgcCGGCGCCTCTGCTGCCCTGGCTGTCCGCGCAGTTCGCGCGCGGCTCGGACCTGCGCGCCTCCCTGGCCTCTCTGGAGAGGAGCATCCTGGGTAACCTGtccctgcagctggagcagagcaggCAGCCGCCCGACGCAGACGCCGTCGCCCACACCGTGGCCAGCGCcgtgggggctgctgggatgtCTGAGGAG caGGTGCAGCTGATCGTGAGGAACGCTCTGGAGCTCTACTCCCAGGATCGCACCGGCCTGGTGGACTACGCCCTGGAGTCTGGAG GTGGAAGTGTCCTGAGCACACGCTGCTCAGAGACGTTCGAGACTAAGACGGCGTTAATGAGCCTCTTCGGCCTGCCTCTCTGGTACTTCTCCCAGTCACCCCGCGTCGTCATACAG cctGACGTCCACCCCGGGAACTGCTGGGCTTTCAAAGGCTCCCAGGGCTACCTGGTGATCCGGCTGTCTATGAGGGTTCGGCCCACGGCCTTCTCCCTAGAGCACATCCCCAAATCCCTGTCCCCCACCGGCAACATCAGCAGCGCCCCCCGCGAGTTCACCGTTTAT GGTCTGGAGGATGAGGCCCAGGAGGTGGGAGAAGTGCTGGGTCAGTACACCTACCAGGAGGACGGCGACTCCCTGCAGACCTTCCCCATTAcg GTGCAGAGTGTGCAGCCCTACCAGATCATTGAGATGCGCGTGCTGTCTAACTGGGGCCACCCGGAGTACACCTGCCTGTACCGCTTCCGCGTACACGGGGAGCCCGCCCCTCTCCccgaggggaggggccagtga
- the LOC118220711 gene encoding SUN domain-containing protein 1-like isoform X13 — protein MDFSHSHTHTPPLRSLRNTGFASSHSHTSTSTSTPPTCALENTGYTYSLSSSYTSLPSKLQKEKRVAAAAAFDPPKMSRRSLRLHTTGGHYGDDSLLDSSLSHSVTYASSSASRRDSRTLKSRRQHQSLSSSQSLLHTPRKSQSGAALLAHTSLHSCAASDSSLLSTMLDESCIQERTLVDSFWGLDEETDLRDQSLRADRSVALVNGDTNSAQTQTSVLNGYICGDCSVHSERKDALTAYSSSRNNSSSSSSCAAVSRSAHTDSASAAAAASSTTIYSRDKSRKHKTGKAVTGAFWWLGTAWYQLVTLASLLNVFILTRVLPKLCKLLLFLLPLLLLLGVWFWCPASMLAYLPVVNLTAWSTASHLPWAGPTAPSAALEELTHPTTALPPTASQAGNAHFTAAPPQQVGVAVSVDAERLSRLEQSLARLWEAVRGGARLQEEQHGEVLGLYASLREQLDMQTDRESLGLWVSGLLDQRLGLLSSELEQGEEREEEAQQQYALQQQSHESRLAEMETLLQALTAKTEDLQQRPETATAAAPVSVGMDSETHSALLGQVQRLEAELARIRQDLQGVIGCQGRCDQLDSLHDTVSAQVKQELRALFYGSAQEGEEEEEELPAPLLPWLSAQFARGSDLRASLASLERSILGNLSLQLEQSRQPPDADAVAHTVASAVGAAGMSEEQVQLIVRNALELYSQDRTGLVDYALESGGGSVLSTRCSETFETKTALMSLFGLPLWYFSQSPRVVIQPDVHPGNCWAFKGSQGYLVIRLSMRVRPTAFSLEHIPKSLSPTGNISSAPREFTVYGLEDEAQEVGEVLGQYTYQEDGDSLQTFPITVQSVQPYQIIEMRVLSNWGHPEYTCLYRFRVHGEPAPLPEGRGQ, from the exons ATGGATttctcccactcccacacccacacacccccactgcgCTCTCTGAGGAACACAGGCTTCgcctcctcccactcccacacctccacctccacctccacaccCCCAACATGCGCTCTGGAGAACACAGGCTACACCTACTCCCTCAG ctccagctACACATCCTTGCCCTCCAAGCTCCAGAAGGAGAAGCgggtcgccgccgccgccgcgttcGACCCCCCCAAAATGTCCCGCCGGAGCCTGCGGCTGCACACCACGGGCGGTCACTATGGCGACGACAGCCTGCTGGACTCCTCCCTCAGCCACAGCGTCACCTACGCTTCCAGTTCGGCCAGTCGCAGGGACTCCAG gacGCTGAAGAGCAGGAGGCAGCACCAGTCGCTGTCAAGCTCCCAGTCGCTGCTGCACACCCCGCGCAAGTCTCAGTctggcgccgccctgctggcccacACCAGCCTGCACAGCTGCGCTGCCAGTgactcctccctgctctccaccATGCTGGACGAGTCGTGCATTCAGGAGCGCACGCTGGTCGACAGCTTCTGGG GCTTGGATGAGGAAACCGATCTCAGAG atcAGAGCCTGCGTGCGGACCGCAGTGTGGCGCTGGTTAATGGGGACACAAACTCGGCTCAGACTCAGACCTCCGTGCTCAACGGCTACATCTGCGGGGACTGCAGCGTGCACTCGGAGAGGAAGGACGCCCTCACCGCCTACTCTTCCTCCAGAAacaactcctcctcctcctcctcatgcgCCGCAGTGTCGCGCTCCGCCCACACAGACTCCGCCTCCGCTGCCGCCGCGgcctcctccaccaccatctACTCCCGTGACAAAAGCCGCAAGCACAAGACAG GTAAAGCTGTCACCGGAGCCTTCTGGTGGCTGGGCACCGCCTGGTACCAGCTGGTCACCCTGGCGTCCCTGCTCAACGTCTTCATCCTGACCCG agttCTGCCCAAACTCTGCAAactgctgctgttcctgctcCCGTTGCTCCTACTTCTGG gtGTGTGGTTCTGGTGTCCGGCCTCCATGCTGGCCTACCTGCCCGTCGTCAACCTGACGGCCTGGAGCACGGCCTCGCACCTACCCTGGGCTGGGCCCACAGCGCCCTCTGCAGCGCTGGAGGAGCTGACTCACCCCACCACCGCTCTACCACCAACTGCCTCACAGGCAGGGAACGCACACTTCACCGCTGCTCCCCCACAG CAGGTGGGCGTGGCGGTCTCGGTGGACGCAGAGCGGCTTTCCCGGCTGGAGCAGAGCCTCGCCCGACTTTGGGAGGCGGTGCGGGGCGGGGCCcggctgcaggaggagcagcacgGGGAGGTGCTGGGGCTCTACGCCTCCCTGCGGGAGCAGCTGGACATGCAGACGGACAGGGAGAGCCTGGGCCTGTGGGTGTCGGGCCTCCTGGACCAGCGGCTGGGCCTGCTGAGCAGCGAGCTGGAGCAGggcgaggagagggaggaggag GCCCAGCAGCAGTACGCGCTGCAGCAGCAGAGTCATGAGTCCCGATTGGCTGAGATGGAGACGCTGCTGCAGGCGCTGACGGCCAAGACTGAG GACCTGCAGCAGAGACCAGAGACGGccacagcagcagctccagtgAG tGTGGGCATGGACAGCGAGACCCACAGCGCCCTGCTGGGGCAGGTGCAGaggctggaggcggagcttgcCCGCATCAGGCAGGACCTGCAGGGCGTGATTGGCTGCCAGGGACGGTGTGACCAGCTGGACAGCCTCCACGACAcg GTGTCTGCGCAGGTGAAGCAGGAGCTGCGGGCGCTGTTCTACGGCTCTgcgcaggagggggaggaggaggaggaagagctgcCGGCGCCTCTGCTGCCCTGGCTGTCCGCGCAGTTCGCGCGCGGCTCGGACCTGCGCGCCTCCCTGGCCTCTCTGGAGAGGAGCATCCTGGGTAACCTGtccctgcagctggagcagagcaggCAGCCGCCCGACGCAGACGCCGTCGCCCACACCGTGGCCAGCGCcgtgggggctgctgggatgtCTGAGGAG caGGTGCAGCTGATCGTGAGGAACGCTCTGGAGCTCTACTCCCAGGATCGCACCGGCCTGGTGGACTACGCCCTGGAGTCTGGAG GTGGAAGTGTCCTGAGCACACGCTGCTCAGAGACGTTCGAGACTAAGACGGCGTTAATGAGCCTCTTCGGCCTGCCTCTCTGGTACTTCTCCCAGTCACCCCGCGTCGTCATACAG cctGACGTCCACCCCGGGAACTGCTGGGCTTTCAAAGGCTCCCAGGGCTACCTGGTGATCCGGCTGTCTATGAGGGTTCGGCCCACGGCCTTCTCCCTAGAGCACATCCCCAAATCCCTGTCCCCCACCGGCAACATCAGCAGCGCCCCCCGCGAGTTCACCGTTTAT GGTCTGGAGGATGAGGCCCAGGAGGTGGGAGAAGTGCTGGGTCAGTACACCTACCAGGAGGACGGCGACTCCCTGCAGACCTTCCCCATTAcg GTGCAGAGTGTGCAGCCCTACCAGATCATTGAGATGCGCGTGCTGTCTAACTGGGGCCACCCGGAGTACACCTGCCTGTACCGCTTCCGCGTACACGGGGAGCCCGCCCCTCTCCccgaggggaggggccagtga